In bacterium, a single window of DNA contains:
- a CDS encoding ABC transporter ATP-binding protein, producing the protein MTNNTNLPDIIELKDIATSYDHGATYIVKNFNLLIEDIPSQGEFIVILGKSGCGKTTVLKYIAGLMEPYAGQVLIHGKQRDERVPISMVFQEPSALEHYTVLKNVMLPLLYRGVDPKEAAQRAMNMIKAVGLEGHEHKYGKFGKLSGGQVQRVVIARSLIANPGIVLMDEPNRGLDNETALQIDLLVSTLWQQLQSTIILVTHDIDQAVFLGTKIYVMGGKPASIVKEYDVPLPHPRTRETKRDAHFLKLKNEIED; encoded by the coding sequence ATGACAAACAATACCAATCTGCCGGACATCATCGAGTTGAAAGATATCGCCACCAGCTACGATCACGGCGCCACCTACATCGTGAAAAACTTTAATCTGCTCATCGAGGACATCCCCAGCCAGGGAGAGTTCATCGTCATTTTAGGCAAGTCCGGGTGCGGTAAAACCACGGTGTTGAAATACATCGCCGGACTGATGGAGCCCTATGCCGGACAGGTGCTGATCCACGGCAAACAGCGGGACGAGAGGGTTCCGATCTCCATGGTCTTCCAGGAGCCGTCCGCTCTGGAACATTATACGGTGTTGAAGAACGTCATGCTGCCGCTGCTCTACCGCGGCGTTGATCCGAAGGAAGCGGCGCAACGGGCCATGAACATGATCAAGGCTGTGGGGTTGGAAGGCCATGAGCATAAATACGGCAAGTTCGGCAAGCTTTCAGGCGGACAAGTTCAGCGCGTGGTCATTGCCCGCAGTCTGATCGCCAATCCCGGCATCGTGCTGATGGACGAACCCAACCGCGGGCTGGATAATGAGACCGCACTGCAGATCGACCTGCTGGTGAGCACGCTCTGGCAGCAGTTGCAGTCCACCATCATCCTGGTGACCCATGACATCGATCAGGCGGTTTTCCTCGGAACCAAGATCTATGTGATGGGCGGCAAACCGGCTTCCATCGTCAAGGAATACGACGTACCTCTGCCGCATCCCAGAACCCGGGAGACCAAGCGGGACGCGCATTTTCTCAAATTGAAAAATGAGATTGAAGATT
- a CDS encoding ABC transporter permease subunit has translation MNSPLFELRGVLAKSTKLKIGLIGLAAIVLIWWLAVKLRIVNPHIIPSPFAILASFPELISRDRMFHHLGLTVFMNIAGWIEGALISLPIGFIIGLFPVFNALFGGYIQATRYIPLTATIVLFMAAFGIYMMMKIQFLTFAILVYLITAVVGRIQETPQVYVDAVKTLGASKWQIIRTVFVPHVLSRVSTDFINIVAFSWTYDVYVELINKQEGGIGALIYNLYFRQNQTEKLYALIIMMVGVGYAFDLLLRMLDRKAFPFKYS, from the coding sequence ATGAATTCCCCTCTCTTTGAGTTGCGCGGCGTGCTTGCCAAGTCAACCAAACTCAAGATCGGTTTGATTGGATTGGCGGCGATCGTGCTCATCTGGTGGTTGGCGGTTAAGCTGCGCATCGTTAATCCGCATATTATTCCATCGCCCTTTGCCATCCTGGCCAGTTTTCCTGAATTGATCAGCCGTGATCGCATGTTCCATCATCTTGGATTGACCGTGTTCATGAACATCGCCGGTTGGATCGAGGGCGCTCTGATCTCCCTGCCCATCGGTTTTATCATCGGTCTATTTCCGGTGTTCAACGCTCTGTTCGGCGGTTATATTCAGGCGACCCGGTACATTCCGCTCACCGCCACCATCGTTCTGTTCATGGCGGCCTTTGGCATCTACATGATGATGAAGATACAGTTTCTCACCTTTGCGATTCTGGTCTATCTGATCACCGCGGTGGTGGGCCGCATTCAGGAGACGCCCCAGGTGTATGTCGATGCGGTCAAAACGCTGGGCGCGAGCAAATGGCAGATCATCCGCACGGTGTTCGTACCCCATGTGCTTTCGCGGGTGTCGACGGATTTTATCAATATTGTTGCCTTCAGCTGGACCTATGACGTGTACGTAGAATTGATCAATAAACAGGAGGGCGGCATCGGCGCGTTGATCTATAACCTCTATTTTCGGCAGAATCAGACGGAAAAGTTGTATGCGCTGATCATCATGATGGTGGGCGTGGGCTATGCGTTTGATCTGCTGTTGCGGATGCTGGACCGCAAAGCGTTTCCGTTTAAATACAGTTGA